GCTTTTGACCGGCACGCCCGAAGGCGTCGCGCCCGTGAAACCGGGAGACCGCATCCGCGCGACGATCGACAAGATCGGAACGATGGATGTGCTGGTGCGGTGAACCGTTGGTCCAAGGCCGCAAGTTCGATGGAGGCGAGCATGAGGGTCGTGATTGTCGGAGCCGGGATCGGCGGACTCGCCGCGGCTCTTGCGCTTGCACAGTCCGGTCAGCAGTCGCTCGTACTCGAGGCTGCGCCGCAACTGGGTGAGATCGGAGCCGGCATCCAGCTCGGGCCGAACGCTTTCCACGTGCTCGATCAGCTCGGCATGGGCGAAACGCTTCTCAAAGGCGCCGTGTATGTCGACTCGTTCCGGCTGATGGATTCGGCGACCGGACGGCAGATCAACCGCTTCTCCTTCGGCACTGAGTTCAGACAGAGATTCGGAAACCCCTATGTCGTGGTGCATCGCGCCGATCTGCACCGGTCGCTGTTGGATGCATGCACGTCCAGCGGATTGGTCGAGATCAGAACCGGCGTCACGATCGAACGCTTCGAACAGGATGCGCGGGCGGTTCGTGCCGTCGCCGCAGGCGGCCGCAGCTTCGAAGGCGATGCCTTGATTGGTGCTGACGGTCTGCATTCGGCCGTGCGGGCGCAGATCGTTCGTGATGGAGCGCCGCGCGTCTCAGGGCATACGACGTATCGCTCCGTGGTTGATGTCGAAGCGATGCCGGAAGAGTTTCGATGGAATTCGATGGCGGTCTGGGTCGGGCCGAAGAGCCATATCGTTCACTATCCGCTGAAAGGCGCGAAGCTGTTCAACCTGGTTGCGACGGCGCACGACGAGGCCGACCGCGCACTCGCAGGCGCGGCCGTCACCGACGAAGAGGTCGCCGAGAAGTTTGCCCATCTCGTGCCGGACGTCTGGCGGATCATTTCCTGCGGCCAGGCCTGGAAAAAGTGGGTGCTGTGCGATCGCGAGCCGGTCGAGAATTGGAACGATGGCCGGGTAACGCTGTTGGGCGATGCGGCCCATCCGACGCTGCAGTACTTCGCTCAGGGCGCCTGCATGGCGATGGAAGACGGCATGTGTCTGGCGAACGCGCTTGGAGCGTTCGGCCCGGATGTGGTGGAGGCGCTCGATGCCTATCGCCGGGAGCGTCTGGTGCGGACCGCCCGCATTCAACTGGGATCGCGTCTCATCGGCGATCACATCTTCCATCCCTCCGGAGTGCATGCGTTGACGAGAAACGCGACGCTCGAGTCGATCGGAGATGCGGCGTTCATGAACGCCTTTGCGTGGCTTTACGATGCCGGAAATACCCACACCTCGGTCAAGCGCCCCACGGCCGTGCCGCAGCCCGCCGTCTAGTGGACGGGTATCGGATCTCGCGGTGTCACGACATACGGAGACTTGAATATGCACGATGTCCTTTCGAAGCGAATGGCGGTGCGAGTGCCGTTCGGTTGGATGCTTCCGATCCTGGCGATGGCCGTCATGCTTCTGCTTCCGGCGGCCGGTGCACGCGGGGAGGATGCTGCGGCGTATCCATCGAAGCCCGTTCACGTCATTGTGCCGTCCGCGGCAGGCGGCACCACTGACATCGTCGCTCGCGTGATCGCACAGGCGCTCACGCGCTCGCTCGGCACAACCTTCATCGTCGAACAGAAGGTCGGCGGGAATACCAACATCGGTTCGGCCTTTGTCTCGAAGGCGGCTCCCGACGGTTATACGCTTCTGGTGAACACCGACACGCTCACCTCGAACGCCAGCATGTACAAGAATTCCGGCTACGACGTCGTCAACGGCTTCGCTCCGGTGTCGATGCTGACCACGGCATCGGGAGCTTTGGCGGTCAGAAAGGATCTGGCGGTCGCCAACCTAGGAGACTTCGTGGCGCTTGCTCGGAAGCAGGGAAAAGCCCTGTCCATGGCGTCGACCGGCAACGGGACCGTGAGCCATCTGACGAGCCTCATGTTCCGGCAGCGGATCGGGCTCGCCGCGTGGACGGAGGTCCCGTACCAGGGGTCGGCCAAGGTCGTCTCGGATTTGATCGGCGGACACGTCGATGCGGCGGTCGCGATGATTGCGCCCTTTGTCCAGCCGGCGCAGTCGGGAGACCTCAGGCTCCTTGCGGTGACCACGAAGGCGCGTTCTCCTGCTGCGCCCGACGTGCCGACAGTTGCCGAATCCACGACACTCAAAGACTTCGATGTCTCGAACTGGACCGCAATGCTGGCACCGCCCGGCACGCCAGAACCGATCGTCGCCAAACTCGCTGCGGCCGTCGAGGTCGCGCTCAGGGATCCCGATGTCCAGAAAGCCTTTTCCGCATTGGGAATCGCGCCGGCCGGTGGCGGCCCGGAGGCGCTTGCCAAATCCATTCGGGACAATGTCGTGCAATGGCACGCCGTCGTTGATCGGGCGGGTTTGAGTCCGATCTGATCGAACCTGCATAAGAAGGAAGTCGCCTTTGAAAAACTTGTCGGACCTGCGCTTCATCGATGTGCATCATCACATCGTGCTTCCCGAATATCAGGAGGCACTGGTGCGATCCGGAGCGGTCGATCCGTCCCGGCCGTTGCGGAAGAATCCCGACGCGCCGGCCGTGCTGCGTTCGATGGCGGAGCTCGGGATCGATGCCGCGATCCTCAACCCGCTTTCCGTGGCGGGCGTTCATCATGGCGACGATGCGAAGGCGCGCTATCTGACCGAAAAGACCAACGAGGCGCTGGCCAGGTTCGTGTCTCATGCGCCCGAGAAGCTCGGCTTCTTTGCGACGCTTCCGCTGCCTGACGTCGACGGTGCATTGCGGCAGTTGGAGTATGCCCTCGATACCCTCCACGCCGATGGCGTCATCCTGCTCTCCAGCCAGAATGGGTTTTATGTCGGCGATCCTGCGTTCACGCCGCTTTATGAGGAGTTGCACCGGCGATCCGTCGTCGCCTTCGTGCATCCGGCGAGCCCGGCCTATGTCCCGACTCTGCGGCTCAAGATGTGGGCTGCCTACATCGAGTACCCGTTCGAGACGACCCGTGTGGCCGCGAACCTCATCTACAACGGCGTCATGGCGCGCTATCCCAATATCAAATGGATCTTGGCGCATGCGGGCGGCGCTCTGCCCTACCTCTCGGTCCGGCTGAGGCTGATGGAGGAGTCCGACCGCGAAGTGCCGCCGTTCATCGAGCGCGTTCCCGAAGGTGTCGCGCCCTATCTCAAGGCTTTGTATTTCGATGTGGCGATCGCCGGCGGCGCTGCGCCCATGGCTGCGTTGACCGAAATGGCCGACCCTTCGCATATCTTCTATGGAAGCGACTGGCCTTACCTGGAGCGCGAATTCGTCACGGACCAGATCGCAAGCCTGGTGAATTTGCCGCAGTTCGCGGGCGAGCGCCTGGAGCCTATGGAATGGCGCAATGCTGCTCAGCTGTTCAGTCGGTTCGCGGCAAAGCTCCGATAAGGCACATCATCGGCTTC
The Rhodoplanes sp. Z2-YC6860 genome window above contains:
- a CDS encoding Bug family tripartite tricarboxylate transporter substrate binding protein, which codes for MHDVLSKRMAVRVPFGWMLPILAMAVMLLLPAAGARGEDAAAYPSKPVHVIVPSAAGGTTDIVARVIAQALTRSLGTTFIVEQKVGGNTNIGSAFVSKAAPDGYTLLVNTDTLTSNASMYKNSGYDVVNGFAPVSMLTTASGALAVRKDLAVANLGDFVALARKQGKALSMASTGNGTVSHLTSLMFRQRIGLAAWTEVPYQGSAKVVSDLIGGHVDAAVAMIAPFVQPAQSGDLRLLAVTTKARSPAAPDVPTVAESTTLKDFDVSNWTAMLAPPGTPEPIVAKLAAAVEVALRDPDVQKAFSALGIAPAGGGPEALAKSIRDNVVQWHAVVDRAGLSPI
- a CDS encoding amidohydrolase family protein; amino-acid sequence: MKNLSDLRFIDVHHHIVLPEYQEALVRSGAVDPSRPLRKNPDAPAVLRSMAELGIDAAILNPLSVAGVHHGDDAKARYLTEKTNEALARFVSHAPEKLGFFATLPLPDVDGALRQLEYALDTLHADGVILLSSQNGFYVGDPAFTPLYEELHRRSVVAFVHPASPAYVPTLRLKMWAAYIEYPFETTRVAANLIYNGVMARYPNIKWILAHAGGALPYLSVRLRLMEESDREVPPFIERVPEGVAPYLKALYFDVAIAGGAAPMAALTEMADPSHIFYGSDWPYLEREFVTDQIASLVNLPQFAGERLEPMEWRNAAQLFSRFAAKLR
- a CDS encoding 3-hydroxybenzoate 6-monooxygenase, with amino-acid sequence MRVVIVGAGIGGLAAALALAQSGQQSLVLEAAPQLGEIGAGIQLGPNAFHVLDQLGMGETLLKGAVYVDSFRLMDSATGRQINRFSFGTEFRQRFGNPYVVVHRADLHRSLLDACTSSGLVEIRTGVTIERFEQDARAVRAVAAGGRSFEGDALIGADGLHSAVRAQIVRDGAPRVSGHTTYRSVVDVEAMPEEFRWNSMAVWVGPKSHIVHYPLKGAKLFNLVATAHDEADRALAGAAVTDEEVAEKFAHLVPDVWRIISCGQAWKKWVLCDREPVENWNDGRVTLLGDAAHPTLQYFAQGACMAMEDGMCLANALGAFGPDVVEALDAYRRERLVRTARIQLGSRLIGDHIFHPSGVHALTRNATLESIGDAAFMNAFAWLYDAGNTHTSVKRPTAVPQPAV